From Candidatus Zixiibacteriota bacterium, a single genomic window includes:
- a CDS encoding aldo/keto reductase: MDRSDFTAHRPLGRTGLKVSRLGLASAYGTPAATVEKAFHEYNINYFYWGALRTRGMRDGLRNLAANNRENMIVALQSFDHFGITLSRSIKKGLRTLDLDYADVLVLGWHNKSPSERIIAKAIDMKEAGLVRHIALSGHNRSLFGKLAQLEDSSIDIFMVRYNAVHRGAEGDIFPYLSDHDRPGITVFTATCWAKLLKQKKMPPGEESLSAADCYRFVLSDPHVDLCMMGPRNEREFDEGVTALAKGPLSDDEMIRIRKIGDYIHR, translated from the coding sequence ATGGACCGATCTGATTTCACAGCCCACCGACCACTCGGCCGCACAGGACTCAAGGTCAGCCGTCTTGGGTTGGCCAGCGCTTACGGAACACCCGCGGCGACTGTCGAAAAGGCGTTTCACGAGTATAATATCAACTACTTCTATTGGGGGGCCCTGCGCACCCGTGGTATGCGAGACGGTCTTCGGAATCTGGCTGCCAACAATCGTGAGAATATGATCGTAGCGCTGCAATCCTTCGATCACTTCGGGATAACGCTTTCGCGTTCGATCAAGAAGGGTCTCAGAACGCTTGACTTGGACTATGCCGACGTGCTGGTTCTGGGCTGGCACAACAAATCTCCGTCCGAGCGCATAATTGCCAAGGCAATCGACATGAAAGAGGCAGGTCTGGTCCGCCACATCGCATTGTCCGGACACAACCGGAGTCTTTTCGGGAAACTGGCGCAGCTGGAAGATTCATCGATAGATATATTCATGGTGCGATATAATGCGGTGCACCGAGGGGCCGAAGGGGATATTTTCCCATACCTTTCAGACCACGACAGGCCGGGGATCACAGTCTTCACCGCAACCTGCTGGGCGAAACTGCTCAAGCAGAAAAAGATGCCACCCGGTGAAGAATCGTTGTCGGCGGCCGATTGTTATCGCTTCGTTTTGTCCGATCCACACGTCGATCTCTGCATGATGGGACCTCGCAACGAGAGGGAGTTCGATGAAGGTGTCACTGCCCTCGCCAAGGGTCCTCTGTCCGACGATGAGATGATTCGCATTCGCAAGATCGGGGATTATATTCACAGGTAG
- a CDS encoding tetratricopeptide repeat-containing serine/threonine-protein kinase — MQEPNSDDRTSTHFALKPGTTVAHYRLVEKVGAGGMGEVYLADDTKLQRQVALKFLPSALANDEEAKSRFMREAQSAAVLNHPNIIHIYEVGQFHDRPYFAMEYVPGDTLHRFAHDDPQSVEEVVEMMLQLCEGLAEAHSHGVVHRDIKADNIVVDKKGRPRILDFGLATVAGDAKLTKTGSTIGTIAYMSPEQVAGKQIDQRSDLFSLGVVLYEMLAGRTPFKRDSEAATLQAIVNDEPQPLERYRSGLPEDLCKIVDKLLSKDPDLRYQSAEGVLPDLRPLRAGSSTKSTPVVLPRKRSPLPLIGLIGVLAVLVVAVIFWKPWETETPVDTVPMIAVLPFENLGAPDDEYFADGMADEVTSRLATIEGLGVISSISAIKYKDSDKSLTEIGQELNVGYILAGTVRWSKVSGQAKVRITPQLIRVADDRQMWAEIYDRELMEVFAVQADIAMQIVQQLGLTLVETDRTGLASQPTDNPEAYAHYLKGVSMTRDPDIGSIRGSNPAIAQFDSALALDPDFALAHAYKSIAHSWEAFGFLWWQKDTTDHRAMSLTSAQKALELQPQLSMGYLAMGTYHNLVGRDYDRALEEFSKARSEIHSDAQLISSIALVEWRQGRFGDAQANYRRAVELDPLTAENQFSLAICLSFTNEFDEALLIMDRAIALEPDQAMYYTRKIGLLIDGYGDLEGAKAVLEEAAKHVDVLEVLAVEFLQYGLTEISNDSLLNSLSGPFRDSVPPGMYYGAVAQAYRTAGQTELMIEYCDSTRIALEAILSYVTNEHGVYEVLGMAYACLGEADRAIEAGLKAKEMMSVDDCHW, encoded by the coding sequence ATGCAGGAACCGAATTCAGACGACCGGACCAGTACTCATTTCGCGTTGAAGCCCGGCACAACAGTCGCACACTACCGTCTGGTTGAGAAAGTCGGAGCCGGCGGGATGGGTGAGGTTTATCTGGCCGACGACACCAAACTTCAGAGACAGGTGGCGCTCAAATTCCTTCCGTCGGCTCTCGCGAACGATGAAGAGGCCAAGTCACGGTTCATGCGGGAGGCTCAGTCGGCTGCGGTCCTGAATCATCCGAATATTATTCATATCTACGAAGTGGGTCAGTTTCACGATCGACCCTATTTCGCGATGGAGTACGTACCCGGTGACACCTTGCATCGTTTCGCCCACGATGACCCCCAATCGGTGGAGGAAGTTGTAGAGATGATGCTCCAATTGTGCGAGGGGCTCGCTGAAGCGCACAGTCATGGGGTAGTGCATCGCGATATCAAGGCGGACAATATCGTAGTCGACAAAAAAGGTCGACCACGCATCCTCGATTTTGGTTTGGCCACGGTGGCCGGTGATGCAAAACTGACCAAGACAGGCTCCACTATCGGTACGATTGCATATATGTCGCCGGAGCAGGTTGCCGGCAAACAGATAGACCAGCGTTCAGATCTGTTCAGCCTTGGCGTGGTTCTCTACGAAATGCTGGCCGGTCGGACACCGTTCAAACGTGACAGCGAGGCAGCAACACTTCAGGCCATAGTCAACGACGAACCACAACCGCTCGAAAGATATCGCAGTGGCCTTCCGGAAGATTTGTGCAAAATCGTCGACAAGCTTCTGTCCAAAGACCCGGACCTCAGGTATCAGTCAGCCGAAGGTGTACTTCCAGACCTACGCCCGCTTCGGGCTGGTTCCTCAACCAAATCGACGCCGGTGGTGCTGCCTCGCAAACGCTCACCGTTGCCGCTGATCGGACTAATCGGCGTTCTGGCCGTTCTGGTTGTCGCGGTGATTTTCTGGAAGCCGTGGGAGACAGAAACACCGGTGGACACGGTACCAATGATCGCCGTGCTGCCGTTTGAGAACCTGGGGGCGCCGGATGACGAATACTTTGCCGATGGTATGGCCGACGAAGTAACCTCCCGATTGGCCACTATCGAAGGTTTGGGCGTGATCTCCAGCATCAGTGCCATCAAGTACAAGGACAGTGACAAAAGCCTAACCGAAATCGGCCAAGAGCTTAACGTTGGCTACATACTGGCCGGCACGGTAAGGTGGAGCAAGGTCTCAGGTCAGGCAAAGGTGCGCATCACACCGCAGTTGATTCGGGTTGCCGACGATCGTCAGATGTGGGCGGAGATCTACGATCGTGAACTGATGGAGGTGTTCGCGGTCCAGGCTGATATTGCAATGCAGATCGTTCAGCAACTTGGTCTGACACTGGTAGAAACTGATCGCACGGGATTAGCTTCACAACCAACCGACAATCCGGAAGCCTATGCCCACTACCTAAAGGGAGTAAGCATGACCCGGGATCCTGACATAGGATCGATTCGGGGGAGTAATCCTGCTATTGCCCAGTTTGACAGCGCATTGGCCTTAGACCCGGACTTCGCACTGGCCCACGCTTACAAGTCGATCGCCCATTCCTGGGAGGCCTTTGGCTTTCTCTGGTGGCAGAAGGACACGACGGATCACCGAGCTATGTCGCTTACTTCCGCTCAGAAGGCACTTGAACTACAGCCGCAACTGTCGATGGGGTATCTGGCAATGGGTACTTATCATAATCTGGTGGGACGAGATTATGATCGAGCACTTGAGGAATTCTCAAAGGCACGCTCAGAGATCCACAGTGATGCCCAGTTGATTTCCTCGATTGCTCTGGTCGAGTGGCGTCAGGGGAGATTTGGTGATGCTCAGGCGAACTATCGTCGAGCGGTGGAGCTCGATCCGCTCACGGCAGAGAACCAGTTTAGTCTGGCAATATGTCTTTCCTTCACCAATGAGTTTGACGAAGCGTTGCTGATAATGGATCGAGCAATTGCATTGGAGCCGGACCAGGCAATGTACTATACGCGCAAGATAGGTTTGCTGATAGATGGATACGGCGACTTGGAAGGCGCCAAAGCAGTTCTTGAGGAAGCGGCCAAGCATGTGGACGTGCTCGAAGTATTGGCTGTGGAATTCTTGCAGTATGGATTAACGGAGATTTCAAACGACTCGCTTTTGAACAGCCTTTCGGGGCCTTTCCGAGATTCAGTACCTCCCGGAATGTATTACGGCGCAGTCGCCCAGGCATACCGCACTGCCGGACAAACAGAATTGATGATCGAATACTGTGATTCCACAAGGATCGCACTTGAGGCGATCTTGTCTTATGTGACAAACGAGCACGGGGTCTACGAAGTTTTGGGGATGGCCTATGCCTGTCTGGGAGAGGCTGACAGGGCGATTGAGGCGGGACTCAAAGCGAAGGAGATGATGTCGGTTGACGACTGCCACTGGTGA
- a CDS encoding GAF domain-containing protein, protein MSVYVLGGAWFTAVGLNLALHRSFAKGIERWAAKAGSEDLPPRFDLYFTLDFGVLYVTVLVGAIMGLGFSHLTILLVLNLVIYGAYVGRNRNYAVLLFAGLLGLLIIGQFVAPQLGVDPHHPTGVFLFLGAGPILGTLAVTVFTVTIISSLRSAAEEVVKARLRILQRCKDHFRQESSTIPDYGSLAVSDESVQSRFDEAVSKSLEDLCTSEEALWYGSACLWYEVVHQDKGRLLIMGPQYGRQAEQADTSRVISDGSVMATRKCLFYRSLKKAVQKQEEVWDLFADALDAPAVIVPIMVGQRRVALLVLTGREKGPPIITQEELFVNVLGDVFADALSQVLGRAKAEAIRELDDLFRLKEFAQVFPSAADVLKKHLDAEGCMIIYRDPPDKDLFALEASPGFSKKIELEDDHIIFRTGSMTDLVANGGETMRIDDVRLHEQEFNGPMLQILEKALGSPIESWMGIPIGSKSENYGVIKVVNRRLKGSWFTDADQELGERLALRLVQIIRWQLQMQKSEANRLEAVRHADAAEQALQVAEAMADDREKQLLTLTHQIVGPLTSMSGAVSVVLDVHLTPFLQVRLRRLHDLIEDALCLSVGTFSTFAVEAEQDVRLVNEPINAPEEMRRLAERLQSTQARPDLSFHSITAQGFPTVHLPRMVFTSVLYSLIHNTMKYADEDSRVDIECGYERKTGEAVLKVRSVGEPIQPHEVERIFVKFGRGYYVGLGRHHGGAGLGLWVARELIKAVGGDLGVELSEKHERLSTFIVRLPTQGSLDRV, encoded by the coding sequence TTCGACTTGTACTTCACGTTGGACTTTGGTGTCTTGTATGTCACAGTACTTGTCGGTGCAATAATGGGACTCGGATTCTCGCATCTGACTATCTTGCTGGTGTTGAATCTGGTTATCTACGGTGCATACGTAGGCCGCAATCGCAACTATGCTGTTCTACTCTTCGCCGGTTTGTTGGGCTTGTTGATTATTGGACAGTTTGTCGCACCTCAATTAGGTGTTGATCCGCACCACCCGACGGGGGTCTTTCTCTTTCTGGGCGCTGGTCCGATATTGGGGACCCTGGCGGTCACGGTCTTTACGGTGACCATAATATCTTCGCTCAGATCCGCCGCCGAAGAAGTAGTAAAAGCCAGGCTCCGCATATTACAAAGATGTAAGGACCATTTTCGCCAGGAATCCAGTACAATTCCTGATTATGGTTCTTTAGCTGTTTCTGATGAATCGGTGCAATCGAGATTTGATGAAGCCGTTAGTAAGTCACTTGAAGATCTCTGCACAAGCGAAGAGGCTCTGTGGTATGGATCGGCGTGCCTCTGGTACGAGGTAGTGCACCAAGACAAGGGGCGGCTCCTCATAATGGGACCCCAATACGGGAGGCAAGCTGAACAGGCTGACACCTCAAGGGTTATTTCAGATGGCTCAGTAATGGCAACCAGAAAATGTCTGTTCTATCGTTCCCTAAAGAAAGCGGTCCAAAAGCAAGAGGAGGTTTGGGACCTGTTCGCGGACGCCTTAGATGCTCCGGCTGTGATAGTACCGATCATGGTGGGACAGCGCAGAGTTGCGCTGTTAGTTTTGACAGGAAGGGAAAAGGGACCACCCATCATCACCCAGGAAGAGTTATTCGTGAACGTACTCGGAGATGTCTTTGCTGATGCGTTGAGCCAAGTCTTGGGACGAGCAAAAGCGGAGGCGATTCGGGAACTTGATGATTTATTCCGATTGAAGGAATTCGCACAAGTGTTCCCATCGGCGGCAGATGTTCTAAAGAAGCACTTAGACGCCGAAGGTTGCATGATAATCTACCGTGACCCGCCGGACAAGGATCTATTTGCTCTCGAGGCGTCACCTGGTTTCTCAAAGAAGATAGAGCTTGAAGATGATCACATAATCTTCCGGACTGGAAGTATGACTGATCTGGTGGCTAACGGTGGGGAGACAATGCGAATCGATGATGTCCGCCTTCATGAGCAAGAGTTCAATGGACCAATGCTCCAAATCCTCGAGAAGGCACTTGGCAGTCCTATCGAATCCTGGATGGGGATACCGATAGGCTCCAAATCTGAGAACTACGGCGTCATCAAAGTTGTCAATCGTCGACTCAAGGGTAGCTGGTTTACAGATGCTGATCAAGAATTGGGCGAAAGACTCGCTCTGCGATTGGTGCAAATAATCAGGTGGCAGTTGCAGATGCAGAAATCGGAGGCAAACAGGCTGGAGGCTGTACGGCATGCAGATGCAGCCGAACAAGCGCTGCAGGTAGCTGAAGCCATGGCCGATGACCGAGAGAAACAACTCCTGACACTCACGCATCAGATAGTAGGCCCCTTGACCAGTATGTCAGGCGCAGTGTCGGTTGTGCTTGATGTCCATCTGACGCCTTTTCTTCAGGTACGTCTGCGTCGGCTCCATGACTTGATAGAGGACGCCCTCTGCCTTTCTGTCGGCACCTTCAGCACTTTCGCTGTAGAGGCTGAGCAGGACGTAAGATTGGTCAACGAACCGATCAACGCGCCAGAAGAAATGCGAAGGCTTGCCGAGAGACTACAAAGTACCCAAGCTCGGCCTGACTTGAGCTTTCACTCCATCACTGCTCAGGGCTTTCCGACTGTACACTTGCCACGCATGGTCTTCACGAGCGTTCTTTACAGTCTAATCCATAATACAATGAAGTACGCCGATGAGGACTCAAGAGTGGATATAGAGTGTGGCTATGAACGGAAGACTGGTGAAGCAGTGCTGAAGGTCAGGAGCGTTGGCGAACCCATACAACCTCATGAAGTCGAGCGGATTTTTGTGAAATTTGGACGCGGCTACTATGTTGGACTGGGTCGCCACCATGGTGGAGCAGGGCTGGGTCTTTGGGTAGCCAGGGAATTGATAAAAGCGGTGGGGGGAGATCTGGGTGTGGAACTGTCTGAAAAGCACGAAAGACTCTCCACTTTCATCGTACGCCTGCCAACACAAGGGAGTCTAGACAGAGTATAA